The Sabethes cyaneus chromosome 1, idSabCyanKW18_F2, whole genome shotgun sequence DNA segment TTgttaatttttcagtttttatttctcttttatCACTCAATATGCGCAAAATAATTCAGATAAAAATAACAATTCTGCCAAGAGTTCTGCTCGTATTGTGACAATGAAAAAACATCTCATGTTTTATCCACATTATAACTATACTACAAAATATTGCAGTGGCTTAATTTTGATCGCAACACTGATTGCAAGATCTTTGGGTGTTATTCAGCAGTTGCTGTGCATTTTGATGCTTCACTGCAATCTGCAATAATATAAcaccaacgaaatttatcaCCGGTAGCGATAATCTCACTCACACGGTTGGAAACGAACACATCTAGTAGGCTGGGATTTTTCTGCAACCATGCGAGCACAATTTGGCTGTCAGACCACAAAACTATTTCATCGAATACAGTATTCAATGCAGAAAGGATTTTCTTCACTAAGCGGTGTAACAAAAGGGCCGCAAGCAATTCTTTACGAGGAACGGTGAGTACACTCTTTGgtactatttttgattttgcggtcAATAACTGAACGGCAGCTTGATTTCCAGGAACAACGGATCTAATAAAAATGCACGCTCCATAAGCGTACATGGAAGCATCGGCAAAACCGTGCAGCTCAACGACAGTGGCATTTGAACGCACCACCCGGCGTGGAATACGAATTGTGTTGACACCACTTATGGCCTTCAGGTAATTATCAACATCTTGCTTCAATTCACCAGTGATTACGTCATCCCAATCAATTTCCTCTTTCCAGGTTTTGTGCATCAAGAGTTTCCCGATAACGATCACCGGTGCTACTAAACCTAATGGATCGTACATTCGTGCTATCACTGACAACAGTTGTCTTTTGGTTGCTACCTCAGTGTTGGACATAGGAAACGAAATAAACATCAACTCATCTGATGTAGGGTTCCACATTAAACCCAGCGTTTTGATTGCTTCGTTTGTGCCGATGGATACTAGTTCTTCACGATCAACCTCAGGAATCTTTTCCAGCAATTCGACACTGTTTGACGACCATTTATGCAGATGGAAGCCACCGGAGGAAAGAAGTTCAATCAACTGTTCTTGTGCGGTGGAAGTTTTGATGAGGTCATTGAACCCAAATAATGCATTGTCTATATAGCAATCATTCTGAATAACATCAGCAGCAATAGGAAACCTTTCTTTTTCATCGATTGCCAACTGTTGTAGTGCCCTTGTGGCCAAGAAAGGAGCGGAAGCAGTGCCATAGGTGACAGTAGTCAATTCTAGCACGCGAAGTCGGCACGATGGatcttgtctccaaaatacACGTTGTAGGGGAGTATGGCAGTCATCGACAACGATTTGTCGATACATTTTAGTAATGTCGGCAGATAAAACATATTGTGGCTCACGAAAGCGGAGCACTATAGACTGTAAATCACTCTGGTTAATGGCACCTACCTTTAGTACGTCATTCAGGGAACAACCAGAGACCTTTGCAGAAGCGTCAAACACCACGTGGCACTTGGTGGTAGTATTCGACGGTTTCAACACAGCATGATGTGGTAAGTACCATTTTACTATACCTGGCAAATCATTATCTTCACTTATTTCCTTGCAGTGTCCAAGCTCCTCATATTCAGTCATGAACTCAACGTACTGTTTTTTCAGCTCTGGCAGCTGAGCAAATCTTCTTTCCATTGCACGGAATCTTCGCAATGCTACGGAACGGGAATCACCAAGCTCGCTTATTGTGTCACGCAAAGGCAGCTGTACGATATATCTACCAGTTGCGTCCCGTCGATGGGTGGTCTGAAAATGCAGTTCACACTCTTCTTCTTCGCTGCCACGCTTTGAACTGCCGTGCGCATCTTCTACTTcccaaaatcttttgatagaagAATTCAAATCCTCAAGGGTGACGGAATGCGAATGGACCACTGGAACAGCAGTTGGACTTTCATCATAGGTACCACCGACAACCCAACCAAACTGTGTCTCTCGTAGGATAGGAGTGTTATCAGAAAGCGTGATTTCCCCTGGCAGTATCAATTTGAGGAACAATTGATTTCCTAGCAGCATGTCGATCTTACCCTTCTGGTAAAATTGTGGATCTGCTAGTCGCACACCGGTCGGAAGGTTCAATGAACCTACATCGATGGATGTGGATGGCAAGTCGGCTGTGACTTTGTCTGTCACCAAGCAACTCACGTCAGCTACAAAATTGGAGTATCGCGAGTGTACTGTTACGACGCAACTGCTCGAAGCATGGCTCTTTATGTTGTTTACTCCTGCTACAACTACATTGGATGGACGCTGCTTCAAGCCTAGGATTTCAACCATAGATCTAGATATCAAGTTAGCCTGCGAGGCTGAGTCAAGTAAAACTCTAACGGGGTGGGAATTGCAGTTTGCATCGATGACATCTACTACGGCCGTGAGCAACAGCACATGCTGCTTTGGTCTGGTCTTACTAGATGAACAGGTGGCGGTTGTTAATTGTGACTGACTTGGCTGTTTGTTTTCATCTTGCATCGCTGATGCTTCTACTTGAGCAGGAGAATTTTCTTCGGTTGCTTGTGGCTTTTCCTCTAAATGGAGCAGACTATGGTGACGTCGCTTGCACTTGAAGCAAGTCTTATCAGACGGGCAATTCTTACCTTGATGCCCTT contains these protein-coding regions:
- the LOC128745961 gene encoding uncharacterized protein LOC128745961, translating into MSGGSKQPHGSVESDKALGQSVSSASTPTGKRQKRKFKLQEKLLIMEQLDALVHRRGVAKGKVTKIFNTCHSDDGTLTLTEAQVKVYTRKLEAAYAEYLKIQDQIIGMVSADEREPHDEHFDTFDSLHDEVSIILEEQASRFNPSSHALAANASQFQAVAVPQAPVVVHQPLRMPIPTFDGRYESWPKFKAMFKDLVDRGPDPPAVKLYHLDKSLIGSAAGLIDAKTINEGNYAHAWQLLEERYENKRHSIDNHISGLLNLKRMSKENHSELRNLVDECTRHVESLKYLEQEFTGVSEQILVHLLAKALDKETRRRWETTIVHGELPQYADTLKFLKDQCFVLERCESTTKPQQTQSKTVTTAKPNSQKSFAITSSEYEVKCDFCSKPHANFTCSEFRSLSIPQRLAKVREKRVCFNCLRKGHQGKNCPSDKTCFKCKRRHHSLLHLEEKPQATEENSPAQVEASAMQDENKQPSQSQLTTATCSSSKTRPKQHVLLLTAVVDVIDANCNSHPVRVLLDSASQANLISRSMVEILGLKQRPSNVVVAGVNNIKSHASSSCVVTVHSRYSNFVADVSCLVTDKVTADLPSTSIDVGSLNLPTGVRLADPQFYQKGKIDMLLGNQLFLKLILPGEITLSDNTPILRETQFGWVVGGTYDESPTAVPVVHSHSVTLEDLNSSIKRFWEVEDAHGSSKRGSEEEECELHFQTTHRRDATGRYIVQLPLRDTISELGDSRSVALRRFRAMERRFAQLPELKKQYVEFMTEYEELGHCKEISEDNDLPGIVKWYLPHHAVLKPSNTTTKCHVVFDASAKVSGCSLNDVLKVGAINQSDLQSIVLRFREPQYVLSADITKMYRQIVVDDCHTPLQRVFWRQDPSCRLRVLELTTVTYGTASAPFLATRALQQLAIDEKERFPIAADVIQNDCYIDNALFGFNDLIKTSTAQEQLIELLSSGGFHLHKWSSNSVELLEKIPEVDREELVSIGTNEAIKTLGLMWNPTSDELMFISFPMSNTEVATKRQLLSVIARMYDPLGLVAPVIVIGKLLMHKTWKEEIDWDDVITGELKQDVDNYLKAISGVNTIRIPRRVVRSNATVVELHGFADASMYAYGACIFIRSVVPGNQAAVQLLTAKSKIVPKSVLTVPRKELLAALLLHRLVKKILSALNTVFDEIVLWSDSQIVLAWLQKNPSLLDVFVSNRIAVKHQNAQQLLNNTQRSCNQCCDQN